In Yamadazyma tenuis chromosome 7, complete sequence, the sequence TAGATTCGCCAAATTTGCAACTCTTTCCCACAATCAattgatatcaaagaaTCTTCCCTGTTTCATATCGACACCTAAAAACACCACTGGTACACACTATAGACTTACTTTTATACTCAAGTCCGTCTTCCACCTATATAATAAACCAATTAATATTGCCCCTCAATATCATCTTTTAGCAGATGTACCAATATTCTCATTGTTTTTATTTCGAAGTCTCACTCACTAAATTCTTTTACAAGCAGAGTGATGTATACCTACATGGAATACCTTCAAAAATGTTTCTATAAGACCACTGGCTGGTCGGAGGATAACATATTCCCAAATATCACATCCAATTCTCAAGCCATCTTGGATTTTAGCATTCCCAATGGCTGTAAATTAGATATatcttccaagtcatcaGACTACTCGGCTTCCAGTTTTACGTTATCAAATTATAACGTTATAAATGGCTCATTGGCATACTTATACTCGAGCATTCCGTTAAAGAATACATTGGGAACAAAGAACATGTCCTTACAAGAGGCACTCTCTGGTTTTAAGATAATTGAACCCAAAGAACTAGAAACTAAGTCTGAATTCTCAGCAGTCCCTTCGGACATTTCCAAACCATCCTTATTATACGGCAGAATGTATTTTCCTGGTTCTGCTTTGGAAGCAATGGTCATCAAGAGGATCTCAAAGCTGACCCagcttttgatcaagtcgatAAGTAATCCTAATTTGTCCAAGAATGGAACCATGATTATTTATTTGCAGAACAACACATCCAAGCTACTGAGAGAGTTTATTTATTCCACAAATGAGGCCTTGATAGGTTTCAGGTGCTTGTATAACTTTGGCCAGAATGAGAAGACAAGCGCCACCAGTGCCAAATTCTCGGGCCAACATCTCCCCATCATCCCCAAACTCGATAATTCAGTGGTATCCATCGGAACTGAAATCTGGTACGCAGCCATGACCTTGAGTCCCGGTTTGTCTACTGCTTTTAGGTACTCAACAAGGTCAACAACCACGGGAAAGCCCTTGACCATGACCATAGCCTGTAATCCTATTCTTGGTCAACtatcttcaacttacacAGTGAAGACTTCGGTTGCATCTACCTTTAGTTCTCGGTACGAGTTTAATCTTTATTCGTACGCCAGTAACTTATCCTTGGGGTTTGAGCTTTACAATTTGTCGAAACAGCCTTCACCATACAATGACACTGATGCGATTGTCAACTCTTCTATGAAGATATCACCTAATTCCCAAAGTATCACGATTTCTCCAGGCATGAGCTCGATAGATGTCACCGGGCCTGAGCCGCCAATACATAAACAGACGGTCATGGCGGTGTTTCAGAATCTCGTAAAGCAAAGTGACTTTTCATCtgtgttgaagttttcaaccAGTCTAAATGATAGAATGATTAAATTATTATGGGAAGGAAGATGTAAGGATTTTCTAGTGAGTGCTGGAACTCGGATTTCTTTGAATCCAAACACCAACCAACCCGAGTTCAACAAGCTTGGAGTATCGTTTTCTTATGCATGCTAATGACTT encodes:
- the MDM10 gene encoding Mitochondrial distribution and morphology protein 10 (COG:U; BUSCO:EOG09262TUR; EggNog:ENOG503P05I), yielding MYTYMEYLQKCFYKTTGWSEDNIFPNITSNSQAILDFSIPNGCKLDISSKSSDYSASSFTLSNYNVINGSLAYLYSSIPLKNTLGTKNMSLQEALSGFKIIEPKELETKSEFSAVPSDISKPSLLYGRMYFPGSALEAMVIKRISKSTQLLIKSISNPNLSKNGTMIIYLQNNTSKLSREFIYSTNEALIGFRCLYNFGQNEKTSATSAKFSGQHLPIIPKLDNSVVSIGTEIWYAAMTLSPGLSTAFRYSTRSTTTGKPLTMTIACNPILGQLSSTYTVKTSVASTFSSRYEFNLYSYASNLSLGFELYNLSKQPSPYNDTDAIVNSSMKISPNSQSITISPGMSSIDVTGPEPPIHKQTVMAVFQNLVKQSDFSSVLKFSTSLNDRMIKLLWEGRCKDFLVSAGTRISLNPNTNQPEFNKLGVSFSYAC